From one Azospirillum ramasamyi genomic stretch:
- the cobT gene encoding nicotinate-nucleotide--dimethylbenzimidazole phosphoribosyltransferase produces MSNQQPAVTFEEIRALVRNLPGPDLEAGTAALQRERQLTKPAGSLGRLEEIAQWMATWQGQHPAEVRRPRVAVFAGNHGVAARGVSAYPAEVTAQMVANFQNGGAAVNQLCEVADADLRVYELDLENPTADFTQGPAMGEEECCRTMAYGMMAVEMGVQLLALGEMGIANSTAAAAMCLAMFGGEAADWTGRGTGIDDAGLARKIAAVEAGVAANPQAKDDPFEALRCLGGYEFAAIAGAILAARVARVPVLLDGFACTAAAAVLFKADRRALDHCMVAHRSVEPGHARLMQAIGKEPLLDLGMRLGEGSGAALAINIVKSAVVCHAGMATFADAGVSTQG; encoded by the coding sequence ATGAGCAACCAGCAGCCCGCCGTCACCTTCGAGGAAATCCGCGCGCTCGTGCGCAACCTGCCCGGCCCCGACCTGGAGGCCGGCACCGCGGCCCTCCAGCGCGAACGGCAGCTGACCAAGCCGGCGGGTTCGCTCGGCCGGCTGGAGGAGATCGCGCAGTGGATGGCGACCTGGCAGGGCCAGCACCCGGCCGAGGTTCGCCGCCCGCGCGTCGCCGTCTTCGCCGGCAACCACGGCGTGGCCGCCCGCGGCGTCTCGGCCTATCCGGCCGAGGTGACGGCGCAGATGGTCGCCAACTTCCAGAACGGCGGCGCCGCGGTCAACCAGCTCTGCGAGGTGGCCGACGCCGACCTGCGCGTCTACGAGCTGGACCTGGAGAACCCGACCGCCGACTTCACCCAGGGCCCGGCCATGGGCGAGGAGGAATGCTGCCGGACCATGGCCTACGGCATGATGGCGGTGGAGATGGGCGTCCAGCTGCTGGCGCTGGGCGAGATGGGCATCGCCAACTCGACCGCGGCGGCGGCGATGTGCCTCGCCATGTTCGGCGGCGAGGCGGCCGACTGGACCGGCCGCGGCACCGGCATCGACGACGCCGGGCTGGCCCGCAAGATCGCCGCGGTGGAGGCCGGCGTCGCCGCCAACCCGCAGGCCAAGGACGATCCGTTCGAGGCGCTGCGCTGCCTGGGCGGCTACGAGTTCGCCGCCATCGCCGGCGCCATTCTTGCCGCCCGCGTCGCCCGCGTGCCGGTTCTGCTCGACGGCTTCGCCTGCACCGCCGCCGCCGCCGTGCTGTTCAAGGCCGACCGCCGCGCGCTCGACCACTGCATGGTCGCCCACCGTTCGGTCGAGCCGGGGCACGCCCGCCTGATGCAGGCCATCGGCAAGGAGCCGCTGCTCGATCTGGGCATGCGGCTGGGCGAGGGCTCCGGCGCGGCGCTGGCGATCAACATCGTGAAGTCGGCCGTCGTCTGCCACGCCGGCATGGCGACCTTCGCC